The Rhinoderma darwinii isolate aRhiDar2 chromosome 8, aRhiDar2.hap1, whole genome shotgun sequence genome has a window encoding:
- the LOC142658849 gene encoding uncharacterized protein LOC142658849, protein MRATGPSVVIIQHLKSLGIKLRMPKKTVSPDVQRKTSSEGIFGVPLQSLPLGKDGEIPQFVVDICQHLSCHLGTEGLFRKSGSVNRIKTLKAQLECGESGLSSAQPSDVAALLKQFFRELPHPLLTPELQDPLCQIQQSLPKEEKISATAVVTCLLPAIHMETLRYFCTFLQRVASRSNENKMDSGNLAVVLAPSLFSNSNLADKLTLATEKQLQLQASAIQSLIDNAQDIGQLPSFIGEKISVPCDLVEEDSVTHNSEGLRRRRRRSMSGMVNEALSKLKSGLGPSNDKAEEMELPQRNKTKRKASEDSGCGEQFIAKKRKSLIEVVDGNLSNEESSEPIGAPSSFQDDSGGVEVFSDFSLSPGNFLELSSGSPAIPATPDHSSRGQKVRTKRRNSKRGKRMPSGQISTSPAQLDRKEKVRNSLRLFHRPRAAKQPTPEGKSMEPSGWNIMKRMVSEALEGPIFNGRDFRMNTLSLKGSNSGNTADAKTSSTQNPSSPPSLRSSPWKSSDVNSEDLDEIHSGKHRRALRRSLSMPEKVGDCANSEGDQEMMNRNSLTPSKEHRIEDKELKYLEEKKPMFNNDRLPLDCLISGKPHSIQSQVSVAELGCFQPTETLRPIGHTSQYRSVRKLVLSFPWASSSTEVDPQLKDWEQLTTHTIKRKGARRFGRSLSQESGLRSNEERCLLKKTDERLKDNTNTLKTLIGRNSQVFVSRKNITLSNLGSRSLDSECQTSVDTLPLNMQSPGLDDLLKLDKDTLIFKDMVEGEMHGYRGSFDCPLPERLEPISDIVEL, encoded by the exons ATGAGAGCGACGGGGCCTTCAGTTGTTATAATCCAACATTTAAAGTCCTTGGGAATTAAACTCCGCATGCCAAAGAAGACGGTCAGCCCAGATGTCCAG AGGAAGACTTCCAGTGAGGGAATATTTGGGGTCCCACTGCAGTCCCTTCCACTCGGCAAAGACGGTGAGATCCCGCA GTTTGTAGTTGACATCTGCCAGCACCTGAGTTGCCATTTGGGCACTGAAGGACTCTTCAGAAAATCAGGATCagtaaatagaataaaaacccTAAAG GCTCAGCTGGAGTGTGGGGAGAGCGGCCTGTCCTCTGCTCAGCCCAGTGATGTGGCTGCATTGCTAAAACAGTTTTTCCGAGAACTTCCCCATCCTCTTCTAACACCAGAACTACAGGATCCTCTATGTCAGATACAGCAGTCGCTCCCTAAGGAGGAAAAGATTTCTGCCACTGCCGTGGTAACCTGCCTGCTTCCTGCTATTCATATGGAGACTCTGAGATACTTCTGCACTTTCCTTCAAAGGGTGGCTTCAAG GTCTAATGAGAACAAAATGGATTCTGGGAATCTGGCCGTAGTTTTAGCCCCAAGTTTGTTCTCGAACAGTAACTTGGCCGACAAACTGACACTCGCCACAGAGAAACAGCTACAACTTCAGGCATCTGCCATCCAGAGTCTCATTGACAATGCACAGGACATAG GGCAGCTCCCCTCATTTATCGGGGAAAAGATTTCTGTTCCTTGTGATTTGGTTGAAGAGGACTCTGTGACACACAACTCAGAGGGCCTTCGCAGGAGACGCAGACGTAGTATGAGCG GAATGGTCAATGAGGCTTTAAGTAAGCTGAAGTCTGGCCTTGGTCCTTCCAATGATAAAGCAG AAGAAATGGAGCTTCCACAAAGAAACAAGACAAAGCGTAAAGCTTCAGAGGATTCTGGATGTGGAGAGCAGTTTATAGCCAAGAaacg AAAATCCTTAATTGAGGTTGTAGATGGCAACTTATCCAATGAAGAATCAAGTGAGCCAATTGGAGCACCCTCTTCATTCCAAG ATGACTCTGGAGGTGTTGAAGTGTTTTCTGACTTTTCACTGAGCCCTGGTAACTTTTTAGAACTAAGTTCTGGATCCCCCGCCATTCCAGCAACTCCGGATCACTCCTCACGAGGACAGAAAGTAAGAACTAAAAGACGAAATAGCAAACGAGGAAAGAG GATGCCATCTGGTCAGATCTCCACTTCTCCTGCCCAGCTGGACAGAAAGGAAAAGGTCCGTAACTCTTTGAGACTCTTTCATCGACCACGAGCAGCCAAGCAGCCG ACTCCTGAGGGCAAAAGCATGGAACCAAGTGGCTGGAATATAATGAAGAGGATGGTTTCTGAAGCCTTGGAGGGTCCCATTTTTAATGGAAGAGATTTTCGAATGAACACTCTTTCTCTAAAAGGATCAAATTCTG GTAATACTGCCGATGCCAAAACTTCATCTACCCAAAATCCATCTTCTCCTCCTTCGCTGAGGTCCTCTCCTTGGAAGTCGTCAGATGTAAACAGTGAAGACCTGGATGAAATACATTCTGGAAAGCACCGTAGAGCATTACGTCGTTCACTTAGCATGCCGGAAAAAGTGGGTGATTGTGCCAATTCTGAAGGGGATCAAGAGATGATGAACAGGAATAGTTTAACCCCAAGTAAGGAACATAGAATAGAAGACAAAGAGCTTAAATActtggaagaaaaaaaacctaTGTTCAACAATGATCGACTCCCTTTGGACTGTTTAATTTCAGGAAAACCTCACTCGATACAAAGCCAAGTCTCTGTGGCAGAACTTGGCTGTTTCCAGCCTACTGAGACATTAAGACCTATTGGTCACACATCCCAGTATCGAAGTGTACGAAAATTGGTCCTTAGCTTTCCTTGGGCCTCTAGCTCTACAGAAGTGGATCCTCAGTTGAAAGATTGGGAACAATTGACCACACACACCATTAAACGCAAGGGGGCACGAAGGTTTGGTCGTTCACTTAGTCAGGAGAGTGGATTGAGATCAAATGAAGAGCGTTGTTTACTTAAGAAAACAGATGAGCGTTTAAAAGACAACACTAATACCCTAAAAACTTTAATTGGCCGAAACAGCCAAGTCTTCGTCAGTCGTAAGAACATAACCTTGAGCAACTTGGGATCCCGTAGTCTGGATAGTGAATGCCAAACATCTGTTGATACATTGCCATTGAATATGCAAAGCCCAGGTTTGGACGACCTCCTAAAACTGGACAAGGACACCTTGATTTTTAAGGATATGGTTGAGGGGGAAATGCATGGCTACAGAGGTTCCTTTGATTGCCCTCTTCCCGAGAGGTTGGAACCCATTAGTGACATCGTGGAATTGTAA